The following are from one region of the Synechococcus sp. CBW1108 genome:
- a CDS encoding heat-inducible transcriptional repressor HrcA — MEPVGSQTLVRRFGLGASPATVRSAMGALEQRGLLTQPHPSAGRIPSQQGYRTYVNQLLPAPGAAALQLERELTGLSLQWAALDDLLLHLSRRLADLTGLLSLITRPQRKQSQLQALRLVASGERLLVFLVEGGATATSLNLRLPAQAEAELAPLERWVSTQLQEGPIDWATLPSQLNSSGAALRQALASHGQSRQLEGEGALTMGLAGLLAQPEFSQTLSLRPLVELVEDAPHQLLPQPGIWIGAEHPHRALHQCAVVQADYRSGDGGIGQVALVGPMRMAYATALAAVSSVAQVLERLLR, encoded by the coding sequence ATGGAGCCGGTGGGCAGCCAGACCCTGGTGCGCCGCTTCGGCCTGGGGGCGAGCCCGGCGACGGTGCGCTCAGCCATGGGGGCTCTGGAGCAGCGGGGGCTGCTCACCCAGCCCCACCCCTCGGCGGGCAGGATCCCCAGCCAGCAGGGCTACCGCACCTACGTGAATCAGCTGCTGCCCGCCCCGGGAGCCGCTGCCCTGCAACTGGAGCGGGAGCTCACCGGGCTCAGCCTGCAGTGGGCAGCCCTCGACGACCTGCTGCTACACCTGAGCCGGCGCCTTGCCGATCTCACCGGGCTGCTCAGCCTGATCACCAGACCCCAGCGCAAGCAATCCCAGCTTCAGGCCCTGCGGCTGGTGGCCAGCGGCGAACGCCTGCTGGTGTTTCTGGTGGAGGGGGGCGCAACCGCAACCAGCCTCAACCTGCGGCTGCCCGCCCAGGCCGAGGCCGAACTGGCCCCCCTTGAGCGGTGGGTGAGTACCCAGCTGCAGGAAGGGCCGATTGACTGGGCAACCCTGCCCTCCCAGTTGAACAGCAGTGGTGCTGCCCTGCGCCAGGCTCTGGCCAGCCATGGCCAATCCCGCCAGCTGGAGGGGGAGGGAGCCCTGACCATGGGCCTGGCCGGCCTGCTGGCCCAGCCGGAATTCAGCCAGACCCTGAGCCTGCGCCCCCTGGTGGAGTTGGTGGAGGACGCCCCCCACCAACTCCTGCCCCAGCCAGGCATCTGGATCGGCGCGGAACATCCCCACCGGGCCCTGCACCAGTGCGCCGTGGTGCAGGCCGATTACCGCAGCGGCGATGGCGGCATCGGCCAGGTGGCCCTGGTGGGACCCATGCGCATGGCCTACGCCACCGCCCTGGCCGCCGTGAGCTCGGTGGCCCAGGTGCTGGAGCGGCTGTTGAGGTGA
- a CDS encoding DUF3352 domain-containing protein, protein MKARPFLAVVLAAVLLLLSLAAAGWWLVLQHSPLQLQYQPLVSPRAARFVPRQAPLSLYLLTDGQRPEGYARAVAPGRQRRQAADAVAGLRDGAFAAAGLDYPAELASWLGPELGLALLANEPGGAADGWLLSLRSRDADGAHRFLQRFWQTRSLAGTDLQISSYRGMGLISGRGALVGTKPVPIATALVNDDLVLIASGRGVLEQALDVSQIDELNQAASPSFQQALGRLGKGAVLLTAQSEVMGSWLGMPAQLTGAGAVQELVASLRPDGRSLALEALLRLAPGATGLPPAPPPPAAAGDAGLALLAALQGQADSLALVQQPSRWPELWQPLLAAVLRVGEGGAEGLLPALVAAADPGPLLWSAGSQGWLLGTAVDQPDPASLEQGLAALGLTAAPLPVEGDANVMVWTRLEAPPAGRRIGREEGAVLQASLAGARASQGQLAWWGQNLAVLQEQRESRQTPRLRLAQLAALDQPQASLQWAMAAGPAQGLLQRWSTWQLLSGLAGRPLAPAVQGLSLSLEPGVGDSNSNSDINSVHLSARVGFG, encoded by the coding sequence ATGAAGGCCCGCCCGTTTCTGGCGGTCGTGCTGGCGGCGGTGCTGCTGTTGCTGAGCCTGGCGGCAGCTGGTTGGTGGCTGGTGCTGCAGCACTCTCCGCTGCAGTTGCAATACCAGCCCTTGGTATCGCCTCGGGCGGCCCGCTTTGTGCCCCGCCAGGCACCCCTCAGTCTCTACCTGCTCACCGATGGGCAACGGCCCGAGGGCTATGCCCGGGCCGTTGCCCCGGGCCGGCAGCGCCGCCAGGCGGCCGATGCCGTAGCCGGGTTGCGGGATGGCGCCTTCGCTGCGGCGGGGCTGGACTATCCCGCCGAGCTGGCCTCCTGGCTCGGCCCTGAACTGGGCTTGGCCCTGCTGGCCAACGAGCCAGGGGGAGCCGCCGACGGCTGGCTCCTTTCCCTGCGCAGCCGCGATGCCGATGGGGCCCACCGTTTCCTGCAGCGCTTCTGGCAGACCCGCAGCCTGGCCGGCACCGACCTGCAGATCAGCAGCTACCGAGGCATGGGGCTGATCAGTGGCCGTGGCGCCCTGGTGGGCACTAAGCCGGTGCCGATCGCCACTGCCCTGGTTAACGACGATCTGGTGCTGATTGCCTCCGGTCGCGGCGTGCTCGAGCAGGCCCTCGACGTCTCCCAGATCGATGAGCTCAATCAGGCGGCCAGTCCCTCCTTCCAGCAGGCCCTTGGGCGCCTGGGCAAGGGGGCTGTGCTGCTCACGGCCCAATCTGAAGTTATGGGTTCCTGGCTGGGTATGCCTGCCCAGCTCACCGGAGCCGGCGCGGTGCAGGAGCTCGTGGCCAGCCTGAGACCTGACGGCCGTTCCCTGGCGCTGGAAGCTTTGCTGCGCCTGGCACCCGGCGCCACTGGCCTGCCCCCAGCCCCGCCCCCGCCCGCCGCTGCCGGGGACGCCGGCCTGGCCCTGCTGGCGGCCCTGCAGGGCCAGGCCGACAGCCTGGCCCTGGTGCAGCAACCCTCCCGTTGGCCTGAGCTCTGGCAACCCCTGCTGGCGGCCGTGCTCCGGGTGGGTGAGGGTGGCGCTGAGGGTTTGTTGCCGGCCCTGGTGGCGGCGGCTGATCCTGGCCCCTTGCTATGGAGCGCCGGCAGCCAGGGCTGGTTGCTGGGCACTGCGGTGGATCAGCCCGATCCCGCCAGCCTTGAACAGGGCCTCGCTGCCCTGGGCCTGACCGCAGCCCCCCTGCCCGTGGAGGGAGACGCCAATGTCATGGTCTGGACCCGGCTGGAGGCGCCCCCGGCTGGGCGCCGGATCGGCCGGGAGGAGGGCGCCGTGCTCCAGGCCAGCCTGGCGGGGGCCAGGGCCAGCCAGGGCCAACTGGCCTGGTGGGGCCAGAATCTGGCGGTGTTGCAGGAGCAGCGAGAATCCCGTCAGACCCCCCGGCTGCGCCTGGCCCAGCTCGCCGCCCTCGACCAGCCCCAGGCTTCCCTGCAGTGGGCGATGGCAGCCGGGCCGGCCCAGGGCCTGTTGCAGCGTTGGAGCACCTGGCAACTGCTTTCGGGCCTTGCTGGTAGACCGCTGGCGCCGGCGGTGCAGGGGCTCAGCCTCAGCCTGGAGCCTGGCGTCGGTGATAGCAACAGCAACAGCGATATCAACAGCGTGCATCTCAGCGCCAGGGTGGGTTTTGGTTGA
- a CDS encoding type II toxin-antitoxin system HicB family antitoxin, which yields MSCLDLPGCHSQGDTRDEALANIREAIGLWLEVDAEEAGLQQVETLELAI from the coding sequence GTGAGTTGCCTAGATCTGCCCGGTTGCCACTCCCAGGGTGACACCCGGGACGAAGCCCTGGCCAACATCCGCGAGGCCATCGGTCTTTGGCTTGAGGTGGACGCAGAAGAAGCCGGCCTCCAGCAGGTGGAAACGCTGGAGCTGGCGATCTGA
- a CDS encoding nucleotidyltransferase substrate binding protein has translation MADADVRWQQRFANFQAALDQLEGFFEPPALNEREQQGLIKAFEYCFELGWSTLRDLLLAEGNADLLGSRDTLRLAFSRGLIDDGEAWMRMIQDRNLTSHTYNRVTAEQIAAQVAGCYLGCFQRLRARLLQRLADPT, from the coding sequence GTGGCAGATGCCGATGTGCGCTGGCAGCAGCGGTTTGCCAATTTCCAGGCGGCCCTGGATCAGTTGGAGGGTTTCTTCGAGCCGCCTGCTCTCAACGAACGGGAGCAGCAGGGTTTGATCAAAGCCTTTGAGTATTGCTTTGAGCTGGGCTGGAGCACCCTGCGCGATCTGCTCCTGGCTGAGGGCAATGCCGATCTGCTCGGCTCGCGCGACACCTTGCGCCTGGCGTTCAGCCGCGGCCTGATCGATGATGGAGAGGCCTGGATGAGGATGATCCAGGATCGCAATCTCACCAGCCACACCTACAACCGGGTCACGGCTGAGCAGATCGCCGCCCAGGTGGCGGGCTGTTATCTAGGTTGTTTTCAGCGCTTGCGTGCCCGCCTGCTGCAGCGGCTGGCGGATCCGACATGA
- the brnA gene encoding type II toxin-antitoxin system BrnA family antitoxin has product MNSSEFDRRFDAGDSVIGALDLDAATRPRLQQKRVNVDFPLWMVEQLDREATRLGVTRQSIIKIWLAERLEHRLEPSPSTAALT; this is encoded by the coding sequence ATGAACAGTTCTGAATTCGATCGTCGCTTCGATGCTGGTGACTCCGTGATCGGCGCACTCGATCTCGACGCCGCAACGCGACCCCGCCTGCAACAGAAGCGCGTCAATGTGGATTTCCCCCTTTGGATGGTCGAGCAGCTCGATCGTGAGGCCACCCGTCTTGGCGTGACACGGCAGTCGATCATCAAGATCTGGCTCGCTGAGCGACTGGAGCACCGCTTAGAACCGAGTCCCAGCACAGCCGCCCTCACCTAA
- a CDS encoding TA system VapC family ribonuclease toxin, with protein sequence MIIPDVNLLVYAYNSDAPHHQQAKTWWEQGMRGRQPVAIPWVVALGFLRIMTSRAVLPRPMGVGTALDHVRSWLDQPAVLLLQPGPRHLGILTSFGEAGVLTAALMTDAHIAALAIENQATVHSNDSDLSRFPGLHWINPLNDVRAIGAPPG encoded by the coding sequence GTGATCATTCCCGATGTCAATCTGCTGGTGTATGCATACAACTCCGACGCCCCCCACCATCAGCAGGCCAAGACGTGGTGGGAGCAGGGCATGCGCGGACGCCAGCCCGTGGCGATCCCCTGGGTTGTGGCCCTGGGCTTTCTGCGGATCATGACCAGCCGGGCTGTGCTGCCGCGGCCCATGGGCGTTGGAACAGCCCTGGACCATGTGCGCTCCTGGCTGGATCAGCCGGCGGTGCTGCTCCTCCAGCCAGGCCCGCGCCACCTCGGCATCCTGACGAGCTTTGGCGAAGCCGGCGTGCTCACTGCGGCCCTGATGACCGATGCCCACATCGCCGCCCTGGCCATCGAAAACCAGGCCACCGTGCACTCAAACGACAGCGATCTCAGTCGCTTTCCTGGCCTGCACTGGATCAATCCACTCAACGACGTCAGAGCAATCGGCGCCCCACCCGGCTGA
- a CDS encoding CopG family transcriptional regulator has translation MRTTLTLDDDLAAELNRTARLSGRSFKEVVNAVIRQGLSAGEHPPAADDRPFVVQPQSCGLLPGIDPLRLNQLLDQLEVEQFSVVQKTQGQPSS, from the coding sequence GTGCGCACCACGCTGACCCTGGACGACGATCTCGCCGCCGAACTCAATCGCACAGCTCGCCTTTCAGGGCGAAGCTTCAAAGAAGTAGTGAATGCGGTGATCCGCCAAGGGCTGTCGGCAGGGGAACATCCCCCTGCAGCCGACGACCGGCCGTTTGTGGTGCAGCCCCAGTCCTGCGGGTTGCTGCCGGGCATTGACCCTTTGCGGCTCAACCAATTGTTGGATCAACTCGAGGTCGAGCAGTTCTCGGTTGTCCAAAAGACCCAGGGGCAGCCTTCATCGTGA
- a CDS encoding DUF433 domain-containing protein: protein MERAPQSVTGTWVFRGIRVPVAALFENLEDGISLAEFLELFAGVTPESARLVAHASSVQSRSRNYWGVSRRSPLLRFRWPDSRTMR from the coding sequence GTGGAGCGAGCCCCCCAAAGCGTCACTGGTACCTGGGTGTTTCGCGGCATCAGGGTTCCGGTGGCAGCGCTCTTCGAAAACCTTGAAGACGGGATCTCCCTGGCTGAGTTTCTGGAGCTCTTTGCTGGGGTCACGCCCGAGTCAGCCCGGTTGGTGGCCCATGCCTCCTCCGTTCAGAGCAGGTCTCGGAATTACTGGGGAGTCAGCCGGCGTTCCCCATTGCTCAGGTTCAGGTGGCCTGACTCCCGCACGATGCGGTAG
- a CDS encoding BrnT family toxin, producing the protein MEIPARTTDEPRFLVIAQIHGKHLSAVITHRSQAIRLISVRRSRPEEVQLYEQF; encoded by the coding sequence CTGGAAATCCCAGCCCGCACAACGGATGAGCCGCGGTTTCTCGTCATTGCTCAGATCCATGGCAAGCACCTGTCAGCCGTGATCACCCATCGCAGCCAGGCCATCCGTCTCATTTCTGTCCGTCGCTCACGTCCAGAAGAGGTACAGCTCTATGAACAGTTCTGA
- a CDS encoding type II toxin-antitoxin system VapC family toxin, whose translation MLFVDSNVILDVITADPHWAAWSATQLAQALDAGPVLINAIVYAEIAFASDAIEAVDALLPQHLYAYRSIPREASFLAAMAHADYRQRGGQRSMILPDFLIGAHALLESTGLLTRDERRYRQAFPGLRLILP comes from the coding sequence ATGCTGTTTGTGGATTCGAACGTGATCCTCGACGTGATCACGGCGGATCCCCACTGGGCCGCCTGGAGTGCCACCCAGCTCGCCCAGGCCCTCGATGCCGGGCCGGTGCTGATCAACGCCATCGTTTACGCCGAGATCGCTTTTGCCAGCGACGCCATCGAGGCGGTAGATGCGCTTCTGCCGCAGCACCTCTATGCCTATCGGTCGATTCCCCGCGAGGCCTCCTTCCTCGCCGCCATGGCCCACGCGGACTACCGCCAGCGCGGAGGCCAGCGCTCAATGATCCTTCCCGATTTCCTGATCGGTGCCCATGCCCTGCTGGAGTCCACAGGACTGCTCACCAGAGATGAGCGTCGCTATCGCCAGGCATTTCCTGGTTTGAGATTAATCCTGCCCTGA
- a CDS encoding nucleotidyltransferase domain-containing protein, with the protein MSSSLSPEATVIPGLSLAASEALLRTLHSSPRVEEVWLYGSRAMGRHRPGSDVDLTLVGHQLSHPDRLDLMEAIDALMLPWSVDLSLLAELPADLRAHVSRVGRRLL; encoded by the coding sequence ATGAGTTCCTCTCTGAGCCCTGAGGCGACTGTGATTCCCGGCCTCTCGCTGGCCGCCTCCGAGGCGTTGCTGCGCACCCTCCACAGCAGCCCCCGGGTTGAGGAGGTGTGGCTGTATGGGTCGCGGGCTATGGGGCGCCACCGCCCTGGATCCGACGTGGACCTCACCCTGGTGGGTCACCAGCTCAGCCATCCCGATCGCCTCGACCTGATGGAGGCCATCGATGCGCTGATGTTGCCCTGGAGCGTCGACCTCTCGCTCCTGGCCGAGCTGCCCGCCGACCTGCGAGCCCATGTCAGCCGGGTGGGGCGCCGATTGCTCTGA
- a CDS encoding glutamine synthetase: MSPPVAALADQGIRWVAITWVNHAGAPLVKVVPLAAFDTAAAVGVGFSPVSDAFRADGAIDPSHRLAKPDGDLRLRAAAAALALLEPGSGWAWAPGERFERSGEPYVGDQRSCCRLQQEQLYQAGVVLRAGFELEWLVASHRPDADPQPAIAGGPYGADRLVEGLDYATALLDALEAAGIPWLQFHPEYGAGQFELSLAPGTPLEAADRLVHARLVIQRVTRRFGWHSGWRCSFSPKPSLERVGNGGHLHLSLQRYDLPLLQGGAGPGGLTDAGGAVLAALLEELPALLALACPLEISYRRLAPGSWSAPFQVWGIENREAALRLIPTAADGAAAHLELKVVDLAANPYLLLAAVQGVVLAGLEQARPLPPPVSGDPARLLAGAAVRLPASLAQASAAFAASALLRQALGEELHGSLLDSQAAEVRRCTGQSEAELAAADAWWPLVGGLP, encoded by the coding sequence TTGTCCCCGCCGGTTGCCGCCCTCGCCGATCAAGGTATCCGCTGGGTGGCGATCACCTGGGTGAACCATGCCGGGGCGCCGCTGGTGAAGGTGGTGCCCCTGGCGGCTTTTGATACGGCGGCTGCCGTGGGGGTGGGCTTTTCGCCGGTCTCGGATGCCTTCCGCGCCGATGGCGCCATCGATCCGTCCCATCGCCTGGCCAAGCCGGACGGCGATCTGCGTCTGCGGGCCGCTGCCGCTGCCCTGGCGCTGCTTGAGCCCGGCAGCGGCTGGGCCTGGGCGCCGGGGGAACGCTTCGAGCGCTCCGGCGAGCCCTACGTGGGCGATCAGCGCTCCTGCTGCCGTCTGCAGCAGGAGCAGCTTTACCAGGCCGGCGTGGTCCTGCGGGCCGGCTTCGAACTGGAGTGGCTGGTGGCCAGCCATCGGCCCGATGCCGACCCCCAACCGGCCATTGCCGGCGGCCCCTACGGCGCCGATCGGCTGGTGGAGGGGCTGGATTACGCCACGGCCCTGCTCGATGCCCTTGAGGCCGCCGGCATCCCCTGGCTGCAGTTCCACCCTGAATACGGCGCCGGCCAGTTTGAGCTGTCGCTCGCTCCAGGCACGCCCCTGGAGGCTGCCGACCGGTTGGTGCACGCCCGGCTGGTGATTCAGCGGGTGACGCGCCGCTTCGGTTGGCACTCCGGCTGGCGCTGCAGTTTCAGTCCCAAGCCCAGCCTGGAGCGGGTGGGCAATGGGGGCCATCTGCACCTGAGCTTGCAGCGCTATGACCTGCCGCTGCTCCAGGGGGGCGCCGGCCCCGGCGGCCTTACCGACGCGGGTGGCGCAGTGCTGGCGGCCCTGCTGGAGGAGCTGCCGGCCCTGCTGGCCCTGGCCTGTCCCCTGGAGATCTCCTACCGGCGCCTGGCACCGGGGTCCTGGTCGGCGCCTTTCCAGGTGTGGGGCATCGAGAACCGGGAGGCGGCCCTGCGCCTGATCCCCACGGCCGCCGATGGGGCCGCCGCCCACCTGGAACTCAAGGTGGTGGATCTGGCGGCCAATCCCTACCTGCTGCTGGCGGCCGTGCAGGGGGTGGTGCTGGCGGGGCTGGAGCAGGCCAGGCCCCTGCCGCCGCCGGTAAGCGGCGATCCTGCCCGTCTGCTGGCCGGTGCGGCGGTGCGGCTGCCCGCCAGCCTGGCCCAGGCCTCAGCCGCCTTTGCCGCCAGCGCCCTGTTGCGCCAGGCCCTTGGGGAGGAGCTGCACGGCTCCCTGCTCGACAGCCAGGCCGCCGAGGTCCGCCGCTGCACAGGCCAAAGCGAAGCTGAGCTGGCCGCGGCGGACGCCTGGTGGCCGCTGGTGGGGGGTCTCCCCTGA
- a CDS encoding rhodanese-like domain-containing protein: protein MESSETPKTMRARELQLRLEQGEAIQLVDVREEAELELARLAHPVLHLPLSRSAEWVDRLGELLSRDRPIVVLCHAGVRSWQLGCWLIQAQGYGAVWNLQGGIDSWSLEVDSSVPRY from the coding sequence ATGGAAAGTTCTGAGACGCCCAAAACCATGCGGGCCCGCGAGCTGCAGCTGCGGCTGGAGCAGGGCGAGGCGATCCAGTTGGTGGATGTGCGCGAGGAAGCCGAGCTGGAGCTGGCCAGGCTGGCCCATCCCGTGCTGCACCTGCCGCTGAGCCGCTCAGCTGAGTGGGTCGACCGCCTGGGCGAGCTGCTCAGCCGGGACCGCCCGATCGTCGTGCTGTGCCATGCGGGGGTGCGCAGCTGGCAGCTGGGCTGCTGGCTGATCCAGGCCCAGGGCTATGGGGCGGTGTGGAACCTCCAGGGGGGCATCGATTCCTGGAGCCTGGAGGTGGATTCCAGCGTGCCTCGCTACTGA
- the trpB gene encoding tryptophan synthase subunit beta, with the protein MTSTVSPLHAAGSPDPASLALDARPNSLGRYGQFGGQYVPETLIPALAELEQAAAEAWADPAFTDRLNHLLRTYVGRPNPLYEAERLSEHYRRPEGGPRIWLKREDLNHTGAHKINNALGQALLALRMGKKRIIAETGAGQHGVATATVCARFGLECVVYMGAEDMRRQALNVFRMRLLGATVQPVTAGTATLKDATSEAIRDWVTNVESTHYILGSVAGPHPYPMLVRDFHAVIGEETKRQCQEAFGRLPDVLVACVGGGSNAMGLFHPFVQDTAVRLIGVEAAGDGVATGRHAATITEGRVGVLHGAMSLLLQDDEGQVQEAHSISAGLDYPGVGPEHSYLKTIGRAEYGAVTDTEALDALQLLCRLEGIIPALETAHAFAWLEKLCPSLAPGTEVVLNLSGRGDKDVNTVAEKLGDQMGG; encoded by the coding sequence GTGACCAGCACCGTTTCCCCCTTGCACGCCGCTGGCAGCCCTGATCCGGCCTCCCTGGCCCTGGATGCACGCCCCAACAGCCTGGGCCGCTATGGCCAATTCGGCGGCCAGTATGTGCCTGAAACCCTGATCCCCGCCCTGGCGGAACTGGAGCAGGCGGCGGCTGAAGCCTGGGCCGATCCTGCCTTCACCGACCGGCTCAACCACCTGCTGCGCACCTATGTGGGGCGGCCGAATCCCCTATATGAGGCCGAGCGGCTCAGCGAGCACTACCGCCGGCCCGAGGGCGGCCCGCGCATCTGGCTGAAGCGCGAAGACCTCAACCACACCGGCGCCCACAAGATCAACAACGCCCTGGGGCAGGCGCTGCTGGCCCTGCGCATGGGCAAAAAGCGGATCATTGCCGAAACCGGTGCCGGTCAGCACGGCGTGGCCACCGCCACCGTGTGCGCCCGCTTCGGTCTGGAGTGCGTCGTCTACATGGGCGCCGAGGACATGCGCCGTCAGGCCCTCAACGTATTCCGCATGCGGCTGCTGGGGGCGACGGTGCAGCCGGTCACCGCCGGCACCGCCACCCTCAAAGACGCCACCAGCGAGGCCATCCGCGACTGGGTGACCAACGTGGAGAGCACCCACTACATCCTTGGTTCGGTGGCGGGTCCCCATCCCTACCCGATGTTGGTGCGCGATTTCCACGCCGTGATCGGCGAGGAAACAAAGCGCCAGTGCCAGGAGGCCTTCGGCCGTCTGCCCGACGTGCTGGTGGCCTGTGTGGGCGGCGGCTCCAACGCTATGGGCCTGTTCCATCCCTTCGTGCAGGACACGGCCGTGCGCCTGATCGGCGTGGAGGCCGCCGGCGATGGCGTGGCCACCGGCCGCCATGCCGCCACGATCACCGAGGGCCGGGTTGGCGTGCTGCACGGCGCCATGAGCCTGCTGCTTCAGGACGACGAGGGGCAGGTGCAGGAGGCCCACTCGATCAGCGCCGGCCTCGATTACCCCGGGGTGGGCCCCGAACACAGCTACCTGAAAACCATCGGCCGGGCTGAATACGGCGCCGTCACCGACACCGAGGCCCTGGATGCCCTGCAACTTCTGTGTCGCCTCGAGGGCATCATCCCGGCCCTGGAAACGGCCCATGCCTTCGCCTGGCTGGAGAAACTCTGCCCCAGCCTGGCCCCCGGCACCGAGGTGGTTCTCAACCTCTCGGGTCGCGGCGACAAGGATGTGAACACCGTGGCCGAGAAGCTGGGCGACCAGATGGGGGGGTGA
- a CDS encoding diacylglycerol kinase, with the protein MPTTTPRPYEPLRKMRVICHGLRLAMRDKAVAYKVVLAAGLLAIAFAQRAWLDFGLVLVTTALVLAAELLNTAIEELCDYVQPERAPQIGATKDIAAAVSVCMGAWVIVMLIEGWRLLLTRES; encoded by the coding sequence ATGCCAACCACCACCCCCAGGCCCTACGAACCGCTGCGCAAAATGCGCGTGATCTGCCACGGCCTGCGTCTGGCCATGCGCGACAAGGCCGTGGCTTACAAGGTGGTGCTTGCAGCGGGGCTCCTGGCGATCGCCTTTGCCCAGCGGGCCTGGCTGGATTTCGGTCTGGTGCTGGTGACCACAGCGCTGGTGCTGGCAGCCGAACTGCTCAACACGGCCATCGAGGAGCTGTGCGACTACGTGCAGCCGGAACGCGCTCCCCAGATCGGGGCCACCAAGGACATCGCCGCCGCCGTGAGCGTGTGCATGGGGGCCTGGGTGATCGTGATGCTGATCGAGGGCTGGCGCCTGCTGCTGACTAGGGAAAGCTGA
- the cysC gene encoding adenylyl-sulfate kinase → MTTAPTNPTYGEVTTQGASTNIAWHHTSVDRAARAEQRGHRSAILWFTGLSGSGKSTLANAVNSALFARGLACYVLDGDNIRHGLCKDLGFSDAAREENIRRIGEVSKLFLDAGVVVLTAFVSPFKADRDRARALVDAGDFIEIHCAANLEVCEQRDTKGLYAKARAGEIKEFTGISSPYEAPEAPELRLDTGSQSLGDSVTQVVGYLEAQGLISPAA, encoded by the coding sequence ATGACTACCGCTCCCACCAACCCGACCTACGGCGAAGTCACAACCCAGGGAGCCTCGACCAACATCGCCTGGCACCACACCTCGGTGGATCGGGCCGCCCGGGCCGAGCAACGGGGCCATCGCAGCGCCATCCTCTGGTTCACGGGCCTGAGCGGCTCGGGCAAGAGCACCCTGGCCAACGCGGTGAACTCGGCCCTGTTTGCGCGCGGCCTGGCCTGTTACGTGCTCGACGGCGACAACATCCGCCACGGCCTCTGCAAAGACCTGGGCTTCTCCGACGCCGCCCGCGAGGAAAACATCCGCCGCATCGGCGAGGTGAGCAAGCTTTTTCTGGATGCGGGGGTGGTGGTGCTCACGGCCTTCGTGTCGCCCTTCAAGGCTGATCGCGACAGGGCCCGAGCCCTGGTGGACGCCGGTGACTTCATCGAAATCCACTGCGCAGCCAACCTGGAGGTGTGCGAGCAGCGCGACACAAAGGGGCTTTACGCCAAGGCGCGGGCCGGCGAGATAAAGGAGTTCACGGGTATCTCCAGCCCCTACGAGGCCCCCGAGGCTCCGGAGCTGCGGCTGGACACCGGTTCCCAGAGCCTGGGGGATTCGGTGACCCAGGTAGTCGGCTACCTGGAAGCCCAGGGGTTAATCAGCCCGGCGGCCTGA
- a CDS encoding AbrB/MazE/SpoVT family DNA-binding domain-containing protein, with protein sequence MRITSKGQVTIPQAIREQCGLLPHTEVRFELEEGRLTLVKQDPPGGRGEEGLRLLRQARLRTRLSTDELLALCRGEEQ encoded by the coding sequence ATGCGCATCACCAGTAAGGGCCAGGTCACGATCCCCCAGGCAATTCGTGAGCAGTGCGGGCTGTTGCCCCACACCGAGGTGCGCTTCGAGCTCGAGGAGGGGCGACTGACTCTGGTGAAACAGGACCCACCCGGTGGCCGGGGTGAGGAGGGATTGCGCCTCCTGCGGCAGGCCCGCCTGCGCACCCGCCTCAGCACCGATGAGCTCCTGGCCCTTTGCCGGGGTGAGGAGCAGTAA
- a CDS encoding translation initiation factor, with amino-acid sequence MAKKGGWQEFSSNAASTARPTTGATTPKAQQRVRVQRTKAGKSGKLVTAITGLEAPEAELKTLLKQLKALAGTGGTVKDGVIELQGDQVAPAISALEQAGYRPKQAGG; translated from the coding sequence ATGGCCAAGAAGGGCGGCTGGCAGGAATTCAGCAGCAACGCCGCAAGCACGGCCAGGCCCACCACAGGCGCTACTACCCCCAAGGCCCAGCAGAGGGTGCGGGTGCAGCGCACCAAGGCAGGCAAGAGCGGAAAACTGGTGACGGCGATCACGGGCCTTGAGGCGCCGGAAGCCGAGCTGAAAACGCTGCTCAAACAGCTCAAGGCCCTTGCCGGAACAGGCGGCACCGTCAAAGACGGGGTGATCGAGCTGCAGGGAGACCAGGTGGCTCCAGCTATCTCAGCCCTGGAGCAGGCCGGCTACCGGCCCAAGCAGGCGGGGGGCTGA